CCTATGTCACCACGACGATTCCCCCTACCGAGGCGACGCGTGGGGAGATGCACAACATCTGCCACGCGCTAGACGCCTACTACGCAAAGCACTCGTCGCTCCCCGAAGCGCTCTCGACGCTGCCGCCGGTCGAAAACCGCATCTTTCGAATCGAGGACTCTTGGGACCGCCCATTCGAATACAAAGTTGAAGCGGGCAACTACGCTCAGATCACTTCGCTTGGTAAGGACGGCCTGCCAGGTGGTTCTGGCGAAGACTCTGATTTGGTCGTTCGCTACCTTCCCGGAGTCAGTGGTCGTTTTGACTGGATTAAGGCTCCAGATAGGCACGTGGACTTCTAAAAAATCAAGAAATGTAAGTAGCACCGCTCCCGCGAGCCCCGTCGTCGTCGCCTTCGCATCGGCCGTCACTCCCCGGCAGCGGTCGATGCGAAGGCGATGGCGTCGGGGCGCTCCCCCGTTGTTGATGTCGAGCCGAGGTTGGGCGATTTCTGTTCTCGTTTTGTCCAAAATATCGAGCGAAGGGGACAAAACCGCCGGGCGTCATTTCCCCCCGGGCTCGTTCCACCCTGCCATTGCAGCCGCTATCTCAATCGACCGGCGGTCGCCCCGCCAGGTTTTGTCCGTCGCTGGTCGCTAGTCGGCCTCAACAGGGACAAAACGCAGCTGCCGCAGCCAGGCCCCCGACCGCGCAGCAGCGAACCGCCGCCAGCAGGTCTTGCTCTCGTAATCCCCGGACGCAATCGTTGGAGCAACCACTATTGGACCGCGCCGGGTGGCTCATTTCCACAACAACATCGCGGCCAAAGGCCGCGCTGCACGGTGCGATTCCACGCTACGCGGCGACCCCTACAACTCGTCGCCAGTGGGCAATCGGAAGGAGCTAGAGAAGACCGAGTCTTTGTGGAGCAGTGTGCCCTTGCCGACGTCGCCGTTCCAGAT
This Posidoniimonas polymericola DNA region includes the following protein-coding sequences:
- a CDS encoding type II secretion system protein GspG, which translates into the protein MKPGAPKLALAIGVALACGCSVILPYVTTTIPPTEATRGEMHNICHALDAYYAKHSSLPEALSTLPPVENRIFRIEDSWDRPFEYKVEAGNYAQITSLGKDGLPGGSGEDSDLVVRYLPGVSGRFDWIKAPDRHVDF